In one Corallococcus sp. EGB genomic region, the following are encoded:
- a CDS encoding ATP-dependent DNA helicase has protein sequence MNDYLSEVFGDGGLFASRFPGYEMREGQVALARMVDEAMRGGRHTLGEGPCGTGKSVAYSVPAVWHAHHDKKRVVIATANIALQEQLVRKDLPMLASVLPWPFTFALLKGRNNYLCLDRMAESEARGELRGLYYDDQQRQVDDVLAWAEATKTGDVSELAFIPQAQVWSRFSVGSEECKGDGCPFRGDCFAERAKATAQGADIIVTNYHMLFAHLAVREATGQDLVLPAFDLLVLDEAHEAAEIAREFFGFTVSEHTLGRLASAAADLGNKQLAGELRQEAQRLFATLADYARSPRYKKRLKAPGFASDAGLQRSLGKLVALATARAEDELAEKKERATARNVAKNAIIAGARLAEGLSQTDAGKKVYWLEVDSKGRAKLRAKPIDVSDLLREELFARCPSVSLVSATLTTSGTFDFVRRELGVPEGALEVIAETPFDFQSQALLVVPEKLPDPRDADFIDAAAHVFQQVVEACDGRTLGLFTSYRNLNAVYERIDGGRHRVLRQGGLPRAELTRLFKEDTGSILLGTESFWTGIDVAGEALTGLVIDKLPFPPPDDPVIDAICERDPRAFDNYLVPLAIIALRQGVGRLIRCKTDVGVAVILDKRIAEKGYGRKFLKSLPPMLTTRHVENISRFLEEAAYARAS, from the coding sequence ATGAATGACTACCTCTCCGAGGTCTTCGGGGACGGCGGGCTCTTCGCCTCGCGGTTCCCCGGCTACGAGATGCGCGAGGGCCAGGTGGCGCTCGCCCGCATGGTCGACGAGGCCATGCGCGGCGGGCGCCACACCCTCGGCGAAGGTCCCTGCGGCACCGGCAAGAGCGTCGCGTACTCGGTGCCGGCCGTCTGGCACGCGCACCACGACAAGAAGCGCGTCGTCATCGCGACGGCGAACATCGCGCTGCAGGAGCAGCTCGTCCGCAAGGACCTGCCGATGCTCGCGAGCGTGCTGCCCTGGCCGTTCACGTTCGCGCTGCTGAAGGGGCGGAACAACTACCTCTGCCTCGACCGCATGGCCGAGAGCGAGGCGCGCGGCGAGCTGCGTGGCCTCTACTACGACGACCAGCAGCGGCAGGTCGACGACGTGCTCGCGTGGGCCGAGGCGACGAAGACGGGCGACGTCTCGGAGCTGGCCTTCATCCCGCAGGCGCAGGTCTGGTCGCGCTTCTCGGTCGGCTCCGAGGAGTGCAAGGGCGACGGGTGTCCGTTTCGTGGCGACTGCTTCGCCGAGCGCGCCAAGGCGACGGCGCAGGGCGCGGACATCATCGTCACGAACTACCACATGCTCTTCGCGCACCTCGCCGTGCGCGAGGCGACGGGCCAGGACCTCGTGCTGCCCGCCTTCGACCTGCTCGTGCTCGACGAGGCGCACGAGGCCGCGGAGATCGCCCGCGAGTTCTTCGGCTTCACCGTCTCCGAGCACACGCTCGGGCGGCTCGCGTCGGCCGCCGCCGACCTCGGGAACAAGCAGCTCGCGGGGGAGCTTCGCCAGGAGGCGCAGCGCCTCTTCGCGACGCTCGCCGACTACGCGCGCTCGCCCCGCTACAAGAAGCGGCTCAAGGCTCCTGGCTTCGCCTCGGACGCGGGCCTCCAGCGCTCCCTCGGCAAGCTCGTGGCGCTCGCCACGGCGCGTGCCGAGGACGAGCTCGCAGAGAAGAAGGAGCGCGCCACCGCGCGCAACGTGGCAAAGAACGCCATCATCGCCGGGGCGCGCCTCGCCGAGGGGCTCAGCCAAACGGACGCGGGCAAGAAGGTCTACTGGCTCGAGGTGGACTCCAAGGGCCGCGCGAAGCTGCGCGCCAAGCCCATCGACGTGAGCGACCTGCTGCGCGAGGAGCTGTTCGCGCGCTGCCCGTCGGTGTCGCTGGTGTCGGCGACGCTCACCACCTCCGGCACCTTCGACTTCGTGCGCCGCGAGCTCGGCGTGCCCGAAGGCGCGCTCGAGGTCATCGCCGAGACGCCGTTTGACTTCCAGTCGCAGGCGCTGCTCGTCGTGCCGGAGAAGCTGCCAGACCCGCGCGACGCTGACTTCATCGACGCGGCCGCGCACGTCTTCCAGCAGGTGGTCGAGGCCTGCGATGGACGCACGCTCGGCCTCTTCACGTCGTACCGGAACCTCAACGCCGTCTACGAGCGCATCGATGGCGGTCGCCACCGCGTGCTGCGCCAGGGCGGCCTCCCGCGCGCCGAGCTCACGCGCCTCTTCAAGGAGGACACGGGCTCCATCCTGCTCGGCACCGAGAGCTTCTGGACCGGCATCGACGTCGCGGGCGAGGCGCTCACTGGCCTCGTCATCGACAAGCTGCCGTTCCCGCCGCCCGATGACCCGGTCATCGACGCCATCTGCGAGCGCGACCCGCGCGCTTTCGACAACTACCTCGTCCCGCTCGCCATCATCGCTCTGCGCCAGGGCGTCGGTCGCCTCATCCGCTGCAAGACGGACGTCGGTGTCGCCGTCATCCTCGACAAGCGCATCGCTGAGAAGGGCTACGGCCGGAAGTTCCTCAAGAGCCTGCCGCCGATGCTCACGACCCGACACGTCGAGAACATCTCCCGCTTCCTCGAGGAGGCCGCCTATGCGCGCGCGAGTTGA